Genomic DNA from Rahnella variigena:
AAACGTCCACCGTCGCGCCGCGTCCGGAGGCCGGAAGCACGCCGAGTTTCACGCTGAACAGCATGATCATCATCAGGCCAATCCAGAACGTCGGCAGGCTGAAGCCTAAGATTGAAACGGTCATGATCGACTTCGATAACCAGCCATCAGGGCGCAAACCGGCATACACGCCGAGCGGAATGCCAATCACCAGCGCCAGCACAAATGCCACCAGCGCCAGTTCGAGCGTGGCGGGCATGCGCTGAAAAATCAGGTGCAGCGCGGGCTGATTGTAGATAAAGGAGTTGCCCATATCGCCGTGCAGCGCATTAATCACGAACAGGCCATATTGCTCCCACACCGGTTTATCGAGGCCAAATGACTGGATCACATTCAGGCGTTCGGCGGGCGTCGCGGTGGTGCTGAGCAGTAAATCGACGGGATTGCCGACCAGATAGACGCCGCCAAAAACCAGTAACGACATCACCAGCAGCGTCAGCAATGTTTGTCCGAATCGCCCCAGCAGATAACGGCTCATGCCTGTGCGTCGCCATCACGGCTGCCGTATCGCGAGAAAACGCGGCGCATCAGGCTGAAAAAGCCGTATTCATCCACTTTTTGCATGACCGTGGCGTTAGGCGGCGTCGACAGTTTGTTCCAGAAATCCGCATAAGTATAACCAGCTGTCTTACCCGAGATTTCTACCCCCACGCGGGCAGGCTGGCCTTCAAACAGACCGGGTTGCAAAAGCCATGCGACGACGGTGGCGTCATGTACCGGCCCGCCTTCCCGGCCAAACCGGTTGAGGTCACTGCGGTCAAACGCATTGAGTAAAGCAGCAACAGATTCGCCCGGTAAGCCGCCGTCCTGTTTTAACGCATCGATATCATCTTTGCTGATCAGCGCCTGGAAGGTCATGTCCAGAGGCATGATGATCAGCGGTACGCCGCTGTTAAACACTTTTTCGGCGGCGTGGGGATCGGCGTACACATTGAATTCTGCCCACGGCACGCGGTGCCCGAGCGCGGTAAACGCGCAGCTCATCGTGACGATGTGCTTAATGCCGCGCGCGACGTCCGGATGCATCCCCAGCGCCAGCGCAATATTGGTCATCGGCCCAATCACGCACACCGTGATCGGGTCGTTATCTTCGGCGGCCTGCCGCAACGTACGCACCAGAAAGTCCACCGCGTGTTCAGCCTGCGGTTGCAGTTCCGTTTCAGGCACCAGTTCATCTTTAAATGCGCCGATGTGCGCATATTTGCCATAAACCTGGTCGCGCACCAGCGGACCGGGTGCGCCGGCAAAAACCGGTATCTGCGTGTTGCCGGACAACGCGACAATCTTGCAGGCGTTGCGCACGCTGTTTTTCAGCGCCACATTGCCCGCGACCACGGTCACGCCAAGCACATTAAGCTCGGGCGACGCCAGTGCAAGCCAGATGGCGATGGCATCATCCACGCCGGGATCAGTATCAATAATGATGCGCTGGCTCATAAGATTATTTCCCGGCATAACGTGAAAGCAGTTCGTAAAACAGTGCGAAAACTTTGTTCGTTTCTACACGCGTGACGATATCAACGTCAGGTACCAGCCCCGACTTGCCGTACCAGTCGGCGACGGTTTGTCCCATACACAGTTCGCTGTCGTGTTCGACAAATACCCGCGCTTTTTCGGTGCCGAACAGTTCCGGTGCCAGCACGTAAGCAATCACCAGCGGATCGTGCAATGGCCCGCCGCGTGAACCGTAACGGCGCACGTCGTTGCGGTCCCAGAACGCCATTAACTCACCCAGTTGCGCGGAAATCCGTCCTGAGACTTTAATGAATTTCGCCACATGTTCCGGCGTCAGGATCACCTGATGCGTGGCGTCGAGCGGCAACGCGGTAATATTAAGACCTGATGAAAACACAATATGCGCAGCATGCGGATCGGCCAGCATATTGAATTCTGACGTCATGGTGCGGTTACCGGCTTCGCGGTAAGCGCCGCCCATTAATACGACGCGACCGATACCGGCGGCGATGTCAGGTTTCATGCGCAGCGCCGTCGCCAGATTGGTCAGCGGCCCGAGTACGCACAGTGTCAGCGGTTGCTGGCTGGCAATCGCCCGCTCGCAGCTATTAATCAGAAAGTTAACAGCATGAAGGGATTCTGCGGATTTTTGCGGCGCGGGAAAGGCAGTATTGCCGAGGCCGTTTTCGCCGTGGAACTGACCGTGGATCGGGGATCGCAGCATTGGCTGATGACAACCGGCAAACACCGGAATATCCAGCCGATATCCCAGCTCAGTGATTTGCAGCGCGTTGCGGGTGGTATTCGCCAGCGGCTGATTGCCGCACACCGTGCAGATGCCGAGAATAGTCAGCTGCGGAGCAACGAACGCGCTGAGCAGCGCAATGGCATCATCAATGCCCGGATCGCAATCAATGATAACCGGAATGGTTTTCACAGCGCCCCCACGGAACGTAAAACATCAGCGATTTCCTGACGTGCCGCCTCGTTTA
This window encodes:
- a CDS encoding ABC transporter permease — translated: MSRYLLGRFGQTLLTLLVMSLLVFGGVYLVGNPVDLLLSTTATPAERLNVIQSFGLDKPVWEQYGLFVINALHGDMGNSFIYNQPALHLIFQRMPATLELALVAFVLALVIGIPLGVYAGLRPDGWLSKSIMTVSILGFSLPTFWIGLMMIMLFSVKLGVLPASGRGATVDVFGVPLSLFTADGLAHLILPAFNLALFKISLIIRLTRAGVLECLQQDFIRFARAKGLSESRIVLVHVLKNTLIPLITVIGLELGSLIAFAVVTETIYAWPGMGKLIIDSIAVLDRPVILAYLMITVVMFSLINLLVDVLYVLVDPRVRLGGEN
- a CDS encoding nucleoside hydrolase; translated protein: MSQRIIIDTDPGVDDAIAIWLALASPELNVLGVTVVAGNVALKNSVRNACKIVALSGNTQIPVFAGAPGPLVRDQVYGKYAHIGAFKDELVPETELQPQAEHAVDFLVRTLRQAAEDNDPITVCVIGPMTNIALALGMHPDVARGIKHIVTMSCAFTALGHRVPWAEFNVYADPHAAEKVFNSGVPLIIMPLDMTFQALISKDDIDALKQDGGLPGESVAALLNAFDRSDLNRFGREGGPVHDATVVAWLLQPGLFEGQPARVGVEISGKTAGYTYADFWNKLSTPPNATVMQKVDEYGFFSLMRRVFSRYGSRDGDAQA
- a CDS encoding nucleoside hydrolase, which produces MKTIPVIIDCDPGIDDAIALLSAFVAPQLTILGICTVCGNQPLANTTRNALQITELGYRLDIPVFAGCHQPMLRSPIHGQFHGENGLGNTAFPAPQKSAESLHAVNFLINSCERAIASQQPLTLCVLGPLTNLATALRMKPDIAAGIGRVVLMGGAYREAGNRTMTSEFNMLADPHAAHIVFSSGLNITALPLDATHQVILTPEHVAKFIKVSGRISAQLGELMAFWDRNDVRRYGSRGGPLHDPLVIAYVLAPELFGTEKARVFVEHDSELCMGQTVADWYGKSGLVPDVDIVTRVETNKVFALFYELLSRYAGK